One Coleofasciculus chthonoplastes PCC 7420 genomic region harbors:
- a CDS encoding DUF58 domain-containing protein, with translation MGIITRITDWLETHWVTPAYAGWILAGIAICFFGAATNTMSGWLYVISGITFALLGLAVILPPRSLRHLQVHRRPIFPVSAGDELTIEIDIENPTPKPKTLLQVQDILQSELGKPVQTAIETIAPRGVYHWVYFHSTTKRGVYHWHEIQLRTGNPLGLFWCRRSRHAPATAIVYPTVLPLTSCPIVDEIGTDDSLQLLSDRRSQSATEDLTRSLRPYRVGDPTRLIHWRTSARYGELMVRELEVFTGSQEIVICLDSAVSWQSEDFESAVIAAASLYFYACSRQLDARLWTARTGLLHGNQVVLEALAATQPGEDADAGDPPHLPLIWLTQQSASLNSLPPGSRWLFWSPSTVAQPERHTSGLTNCAGQIIDKEEPLQRQLQQSLSRI, from the coding sequence ATGGGCATCATCACTCGAATCACGGATTGGTTAGAAACCCATTGGGTCACTCCTGCTTATGCTGGATGGATATTAGCGGGTATTGCGATTTGTTTCTTTGGCGCGGCGACCAATACTATGTCAGGGTGGCTGTATGTCATCAGTGGTATAACGTTTGCGCTATTGGGGTTAGCGGTTATCTTACCGCCGCGATCGCTACGTCATCTTCAAGTCCACCGCCGTCCTATCTTTCCAGTTAGTGCGGGTGATGAACTCACCATTGAAATCGATATTGAAAATCCTACCCCTAAACCCAAAACGTTATTACAAGTTCAGGACATTCTCCAATCGGAACTGGGAAAACCCGTGCAAACCGCGATCGAAACGATTGCGCCGAGGGGGGTCTATCACTGGGTTTATTTCCATTCCACCACTAAGCGGGGCGTCTACCACTGGCATGAAATCCAACTAAGAACTGGAAACCCCTTAGGATTATTTTGGTGTCGTCGTAGCCGCCATGCGCCAGCCACAGCAATTGTGTATCCTACGGTATTACCCTTAACCAGTTGTCCAATCGTTGACGAAATTGGCACAGATGATAGTCTACAACTGTTAAGCGATCGCCGTTCTCAATCCGCCACAGAAGACCTGACGCGATCGCTACGACCTTACCGCGTAGGTGATCCAACTCGTCTGATTCATTGGCGTACCAGCGCCCGGTATGGAGAATTGATGGTACGGGAGTTAGAAGTCTTTACGGGGTCTCAAGAAATTGTAATTTGCCTTGATAGTGCGGTAAGTTGGCAATCCGAGGATTTTGAATCAGCCGTGATTGCCGCCGCCTCCCTCTATTTCTATGCCTGTTCTCGTCAGCTTGACGCTAGACTCTGGACAGCTAGAACCGGATTATTACACGGAAATCAAGTTGTCTTAGAAGCCCTAGCTGCGACCCAACCGGGAGAAGATGCAGACGCTGGCGATCCTCCCCATCTTCCCTTAATTTGGCTCACCCAACAATCCGCCAGTCTCAATTCCCTTCCGCCGGGTAGTCGTTGGTTATTTTGGTCACCATCCACAGTAGCCCAACCTGAACGGCACACCTCAGGACTGACCAATTGCGCGGGTCAAATTATTGATAAAGAGGAACCCTTACAACGTCAGCTACAACAGTCCCTTAGCCGGATTTAA
- the ruvC gene encoding crossover junction endodeoxyribonuclease RuvC has product MGKRILGLDPGLAILGFGAIICQAEVKPMTKVRGKSTSESVQLLDFGVIQTPARTELGKRLCTIYEDLHTILEQCQPDLVAVEKLFFYRMGNTITVAQARGVVTLVLAQHQVPMVEFTPGQVKQALTGYGNADKHEVQQAVARELNLESIPKPDDAADALAVALTAWFHQQ; this is encoded by the coding sequence ATGGGAAAGCGAATTTTAGGACTAGACCCAGGGTTAGCGATTTTAGGCTTTGGGGCAATTATCTGCCAAGCTGAAGTTAAACCAATGACCAAGGTTCGGGGAAAATCGACATCTGAATCTGTACAGTTATTGGATTTTGGTGTCATTCAGACGCCAGCGCGGACGGAACTGGGAAAGCGACTCTGTACAATTTACGAAGATTTACATACTATCCTGGAGCAGTGCCAACCGGATCTAGTTGCCGTAGAGAAGCTGTTTTTTTACCGGATGGGTAATACAATTACCGTGGCTCAGGCACGGGGGGTTGTCACCTTGGTGTTAGCCCAGCATCAGGTGCCAATGGTAGAGTTTACACCTGGACAGGTGAAGCAAGCGTTGACAGGTTATGGGAATGCAGACAAGCACGAGGTACAGCAAGCGGTGGCGCGAGAGTTAAATTTAGAGAGTATACCTAAGCCAGATGATGCAGCCGATGCTTTGGCGGTGGCGTTAACGGCATGGTTTCACCAGCAGTAA
- a CDS encoding gluconeogenesis factor YvcK family protein has protein sequence MSSISLLKRALRTLHNESRGRTPRQVNRWFKWLAPGLFVKRWLLLSAIGVLLTSLGVAIWAKLTPIFYLIQLTSTILETITTVIPNYVSGPIAIICGLMFIFWGQTRTVGSITEALKPGGDEELVDVLIAHRRLYRGPKIVVVGGGTGLSTLLRGLKIYSAHITAIVTVADDGGSSGRLRQEFGVLPPGDIRNCLAALADQEKLLTELFQYRFSAGNGLVGHSFGNLFLTAMSEITGDLERAIAASSEVLAVRGRVLPATLSDVCLWAELEDGRRIEGESNITAANGKIVKMGCTPENPPALPAVLKTIHEADYIIIGPGSLYTSILPNLLVPEITDAIAASTAPRIYVCNIMTQPGETDGYTVADHIRALDNGCGHSLFDAVLVHRKVPSAEALIKYAQVNSHPVFLDREATEELGRRIVLANVMDEDEHTNLVRHNPEKLARVLLRWYSRAHLM, from the coding sequence ATGTCCTCAATTAGTCTCCTCAAACGCGCTCTACGAACCCTGCATAACGAGTCAAGAGGTAGGACGCCCCGACAAGTGAATCGGTGGTTTAAGTGGTTAGCCCCTGGACTATTCGTCAAACGCTGGTTGCTTCTCAGTGCCATAGGTGTACTACTAACGAGTCTGGGGGTAGCGATTTGGGCAAAGCTGACCCCCATTTTTTACTTAATCCAACTCACGTCCACCATTCTGGAAACCATCACCACAGTTATTCCCAACTATGTATCCGGACCGATCGCGATTATTTGTGGTCTGATGTTTATCTTCTGGGGACAAACCCGGACGGTGGGTTCGATTACTGAGGCACTAAAACCCGGAGGCGATGAAGAACTGGTAGATGTGCTGATCGCCCATCGTCGCCTGTATCGTGGTCCGAAAATTGTCGTCGTGGGCGGCGGTACGGGGTTGTCTACCTTACTCCGAGGACTGAAAATTTACAGCGCCCATATCACTGCCATTGTCACCGTAGCCGATGATGGCGGTTCCTCTGGGCGGCTGCGGCAAGAATTTGGGGTTCTGCCTCCGGGAGATATTCGCAACTGTTTGGCAGCTTTAGCAGACCAAGAAAAACTATTAACCGAACTGTTTCAATACCGTTTCTCAGCGGGGAATGGTCTAGTGGGTCACAGTTTTGGTAATTTATTTTTGACGGCAATGAGCGAGATTACGGGGGACTTAGAACGGGCAATTGCCGCCAGTTCTGAAGTTTTAGCGGTGCGAGGACGAGTTCTTCCGGCGACATTGAGTGATGTCTGTCTCTGGGCAGAATTAGAAGATGGGCGTCGGATTGAAGGCGAATCGAATATTACGGCTGCCAATGGTAAAATCGTCAAGATGGGTTGCACGCCAGAAAATCCTCCAGCTCTTCCCGCTGTTCTCAAAACGATTCACGAAGCCGATTACATTATTATTGGTCCGGGTAGTCTGTATACCAGCATCCTGCCGAATTTGTTAGTGCCAGAAATTACGGATGCGATCGCGGCAAGTACTGCTCCCCGAATCTATGTGTGTAATATCATGACTCAACCGGGTGAAACGGACGGATATACGGTTGCTGATCATATTCGCGCCCTGGACAATGGTTGTGGTCACTCTTTGTTTGATGCGGTTTTGGTGCATCGAAAAGTGCCTTCTGCTGAAGCCTTGATTAAGTATGCCCAAGTCAATTCCCACCCTGTTTTTCTGGATCGCGAAGCAACCGAGGAGTTAGGACGCCGCATTGTTTTAGCGAATGTCATGGATGAAGATGAGCACACGAATCTAGTCCGCCATAATCCGGAAAAGTTAGCACGGGTGTTACTACGCTGGTACAGTCGCGCTCATCTGATGTAA
- a CDS encoding bifunctional alanine racemase/tRNA (adenosine(37)-N6)-threonylcarbamoyltransferase complex ATPase subunit type 1 TsaE — MTKFRLTDAQATRSLGVRLGESLPPGTVILLEGDLGAGKTTLVQGIGAGLGITDAIVSPTFTLINEYPEGRIPLYHLDLYRLEPEAVAALDLESYWEGVEMPLGIVAIEWADRLPYLPESYLHLNLTYLSEGGRQAQLISVSTGKSEAAMELPL, encoded by the coding sequence ATGACTAAATTCCGTCTAACCGATGCACAAGCCACGCGATCGCTAGGTGTTCGTCTGGGGGAATCTTTGCCCCCAGGTACTGTGATTCTGCTAGAGGGGGATTTAGGTGCGGGTAAAACCACACTGGTGCAGGGAATTGGTGCAGGCTTGGGAATCACCGACGCGATCGTCAGTCCCACGTTTACTCTGATTAACGAATATCCCGAAGGACGCATTCCCCTCTATCATCTAGATTTGTACCGCCTAGAACCGGAAGCCGTAGCCGCGTTAGACCTAGAAAGCTATTGGGAAGGCGTGGAAATGCCCCTAGGAATCGTCGCGATCGAGTGGGCGGATCGATTACCCTATTTACCAGAATCTTATCTGCATTTGAATTTAACCTATTTAAGCGAAGGTGGACGTCAAGCCCAACTCATTTCTGTCTCAACGGGGAAATCTGAGGCGGCGATGGAACTGCCTCTATAA
- a CDS encoding ferredoxin-thioredoxin reductase catalytic domain-containing protein, with product MSTSESTNLSNEKTLAAMKNFAETYAKRTDTYFCADPSVTAVVIEGLAKHKDDLGSPLCPCRHYEDKEAEVKATYWNCPCIPMRERKECHCMLFLTPDNEFSGEQQEITIEELQSVRDSMA from the coding sequence ATGAGTACATCAGAAAGCACAAATCTTTCCAATGAGAAAACACTGGCGGCGATGAAGAATTTCGCCGAAACCTATGCTAAACGAACGGACACCTACTTTTGTGCTGACCCGTCGGTAACGGCTGTCGTCATCGAAGGATTAGCGAAACACAAAGATGATTTAGGTTCACCCCTATGTCCATGCCGTCATTACGAAGACAAAGAAGCGGAGGTGAAAGCCACCTACTGGAATTGTCCTTGCATCCCCATGCGTGAGCGCAAAGAATGCCACTGTATGTTGTTTTTGACACCAGACAACGAATTTTCTGGAGAACAGCAGGAAATTACCATCGAGGAGCTTCAATCCGTTCGAGATAGCATGGCTTAA
- a CDS encoding DUF309 domain-containing protein — protein sequence MTEQFWQGVEQFNQQEFYACHDTLEALWMEAAEPNKQFYQGILQISVACYHLNNLNWRGAVILLGEGIRRLGDYQPIYEEIQVTELISHSYQLLQTLQKIGAEGIADLVKSLTANQLSQEGASEIVRLPKIIRVNLS from the coding sequence ATGACTGAGCAATTTTGGCAAGGTGTCGAGCAATTTAATCAACAGGAATTTTATGCCTGTCATGACACCTTAGAGGCATTGTGGATGGAGGCTGCCGAACCAAACAAACAGTTTTATCAAGGTATATTACAAATTTCGGTAGCTTGCTACCATCTCAATAATCTTAACTGGCGTGGCGCTGTCATTTTGCTTGGGGAGGGAATTAGACGCTTAGGTGACTACCAACCTATTTATGAGGAAATTCAGGTTACAGAGTTAATTAGCCATAGTTATCAGCTTTTGCAAACCCTGCAAAAAATCGGAGCAGAAGGCATTGCTGATTTAGTAAAATCATTAACAGCAAATCAACTCAGTCAGGAGGGGGCGTCAGAAATTGTTCGTTTACCTAAAA